One genomic region from Silvibacterium dinghuense encodes:
- a CDS encoding phosphopantetheine-binding protein, which translates to MDTKPGIIKVLQAVAGEPITPQDDESLFDSGLLDSFALPDFVSGLEEEFNVKIPDSDLSARKFDTIEKVQGYLANKGVA; encoded by the coding sequence ATGGATACAAAGCCGGGAATCATCAAAGTTCTTCAGGCCGTTGCAGGCGAACCGATTACACCCCAGGATGACGAATCGCTCTTCGATTCGGGCCTGCTGGATAGCTTTGCTCTTCCCGACTTTGTCAGCGGTCTGGAAGAAGAGTTCAACGTGAAGATTCCGGACAGCGATCTTTCGGCGCGCAAGTTCGACACCATTGAGAAAGTACAGGGTTACCTGGCTAATAAGGGTGTTGCGTGA
- a CDS encoding lysozyme inhibitor LprI family protein has product MKKITVGAALLLFSACAVAQLSPRYDRCIARARQNTVQVGICVQKEMTFQDARLNRAYQTRMKAAQSADAKASLKSEELAWIRHRDAQCKINGETVDNVCLVRETANRATQLESGITPQ; this is encoded by the coding sequence ATGAAGAAGATCACCGTTGGTGCTGCGCTCCTGTTGTTCAGCGCGTGTGCCGTTGCTCAACTTTCACCACGCTACGATCGCTGCATCGCGCGTGCGCGCCAGAATACCGTTCAGGTCGGCATCTGCGTGCAGAAGGAAATGACGTTTCAGGATGCGCGCCTCAACCGGGCGTATCAGACACGGATGAAGGCCGCGCAGTCCGCCGATGCGAAAGCATCTCTCAAGAGCGAAGAGCTGGCCTGGATCCGGCATCGCGATGCGCAGTGCAAGATCAACGGAGAGACGGTCGATAACGTGTGTCTCGTGCGTGAGACCGCGAACCGCGCAACGCAGCTCGAATCGGGGATAACTCCGCAGTAG
- a CDS encoding 3-oxoacyl-ACP synthase III family protein, with translation MSYLRAFGTYVPERVVTSAEIAALVDMTADDIVAKSGIEERHYAAENEDVVSLAVAAAEDCLRNAGVVPAEIGMLIVASGSADRFCPGPAASVAARLGLSQILALDVPVASAGSLIAMHIAMQFASSAGKVLVVASEVMSRRVQLTPDGRDTAILFGDGAGACLIDAHQGFLKLKDALLATDGNACEILRMEGGLLHMEGGSVILQAARKIPAAIKTLLERNALTSAELSVMLMHQANVNLIEKVAKSIGLPMERCFVNIRRYGNTSSASMLIAAAEWHSANPGPVQSPVLFAAFGAGLNWGALLATPEVVTPEEVSA, from the coding sequence GTGAGCTATCTGCGTGCCTTCGGTACCTATGTTCCTGAGCGGGTTGTGACCAGCGCGGAGATTGCGGCGCTGGTCGATATGACCGCTGACGATATCGTCGCCAAGAGCGGTATCGAGGAGCGCCATTACGCGGCCGAGAATGAGGATGTGGTTTCTCTGGCCGTGGCGGCTGCCGAAGACTGCCTTCGCAATGCGGGCGTTGTACCTGCGGAAATCGGCATGCTGATCGTTGCCAGCGGGTCTGCGGACCGGTTCTGTCCGGGGCCCGCGGCCTCTGTCGCCGCCAGGCTCGGCCTGAGCCAGATTCTGGCGCTCGATGTTCCTGTTGCCAGCGCGGGCTCTTTGATCGCCATGCATATCGCCATGCAATTTGCCTCCTCGGCCGGCAAGGTGCTGGTGGTGGCTTCCGAGGTGATGAGCCGCCGCGTGCAACTGACGCCGGATGGTCGGGATACGGCCATTCTCTTCGGCGATGGCGCCGGTGCATGTCTGATCGATGCGCATCAAGGTTTTTTGAAATTGAAAGACGCTTTGCTGGCCACGGATGGCAATGCCTGCGAGATTCTGCGCATGGAGGGCGGGCTCCTGCATATGGAAGGCGGATCGGTCATTCTGCAGGCGGCACGCAAAATTCCTGCAGCGATCAAAACCTTGCTCGAGCGAAACGCCTTGACGTCTGCAGAGTTGAGCGTCATGCTCATGCACCAGGCAAATGTGAACCTGATTGAAAAGGTGGCGAAGTCTATCGGGTTGCCGATGGAGCGTTGTTTCGTCAATATTCGGCGTTATGGCAATACATCTTCCGCGTCGATGTTGATTGCCGCGGCCGAATGGCATTCTGCCAATCCCGGGCCGGTCCAGAGCCCAGTCCTGTTCGCTGCATTTGGCGCAGGGCTGAACTGGGGGGCTCTGCTCGCCACACCAGAAGTCGTAACACCGGAAGAGGTGTCCGCATGA